In Gimesia benthica, a single window of DNA contains:
- a CDS encoding plasmid mobilization protein, translated as MAKKKSATTQENEKEVYLKVKLSAKERKLIKMAAAECEMSISDFMHDAIMNRAEQDTMRFYQREMTRKKSPKK; from the coding sequence ATGGCAAAGAAGAAAAGTGCAACCACTCAGGAGAACGAGAAAGAAGTCTACCTGAAAGTCAAACTGTCAGCAAAAGAACGCAAGCTCATCAAGATGGCAGCAGCCGAATGTGAAATGTCCATCAGCGACTTTATGCACGATGCGATCATGAACCGGGCCGAACAAGATACAATGCGATTCTACCAACGCGAAATGACACGAAAGAAATCACCAAAGAAGTAA